DNA sequence from the Syntrophomonadaceae bacterium genome:
CAGGCCAGATTTTCCCAAACACTGCTGATCCAGGGGGCCAAGTCCCTGGCCTTTTCCATATAGTTAACGGCTCGCTGGGATTCCTGATGGTTAAACAAGGTTTCGGCCTTTATCACCATGATGCGCCAGTTATAGGGGTCCTTATTTAGCGCTCTCTCCAGGGTTTTGAGGGCTTTTTCCATATTACCCTGCCGGGCGTATAACTGCCCCAGGTCTGCCAGGTATCCGGCATTAAACCTGTCGTAAGCACTGGCTTTTTCGAACATGGCAACAGCATTGTTTTGGTTCTGCCTGTTTAATTCCGCCACGGCTTTTTTTGCGTAGCTGTTTCCGATTAAAAGAGCGCCGGCCATAATTATCAAAAAAATCGCTAACCCGGCTGCAGCAGAGAGAAAAACCGGCCGCAGCCCGGCAAAATTTTTCGCCGGCAAGACCTTTTCGGAAGGGCTATAAATTTCCTGCTGGGCTCTGGTGATCCCAAACAAAGCCCAAACCAAAATGGGCACAGACGCCAGAGCAAAGTTAAAATCTATTAAGGAATGTGCCCCAATGCCTGCCGCCGCCGCCAGGACAGCAGCCTGGCACAGCCGCTCTTCCGGGCTGCCCCGGCGGTAGTTTTGCCAGCCGGTATAAAACATTAACAGCCAGACGCCCACAAAGAGCAAGAAGCCAATGGTGCCAACCTCCAGCCAGAGCTGAGCCCAATCGTTATGGACCTGGGTCGTATTATAAAAATAGTCCTGGTGGCTGCGGTAGGTGGCCTCCCAGGCCCCGCCGCCAAAGCCGACCACCGGGCTCTCCCTTAGTTTCTCTAAGGCTTCTCTTGTCCAATAAATCCGCTCAATGCTGCTTCTGGCTTCCAGGTCGATATCCATGATCCGGGCCAGGATTTGGGTGGGGAGGATCCTTTCCACAAGCTTGCCGTCTTGCCAGGCAAAGGCCGCAAAGGAGCCGGTTACAAGCAGGCCGGCCACGACCAACCCGGCAAGGGCTTTTTTGCTAAGCCTTAATCTCTCCGCCATTATCCGCGAAAGAAAAAGCACTCCATTTCCGGCCCAGGCCACAGCTGCACCCAGGCCCACCCAGAGCCAGGCGTGCATGATATTCCCCTCCATAATTGATGGAAGCATACGGTAATTGCCAGCCAGCGCGGCGGCGGCGGCAATACCGATGCAGGCCGCCAGCCGGAACCAGTACTGCCTGGGTGTTACGAGGAAAAACAAGCCTGCCGCAACGGGGTAAACCAGGTAGCCCCCACGGGATCCGGTAGCTAAGAAAACCAATAACAACAGATAGTTCCCCGCAGCATAGGCAAAAGACCACGGTCCGGCAGCCTTTACCCAAAGATAAAAGCCCAGGATACTGACGGCCCCCAGGTAAATAGCTAGCGTGTTGGGATACTGCATGGTGGAGAAAATCCTGCTGCCAACAAAGCCATCTTCAATATGGATCAGGCCAACTGCCGTTAAAAGGCCGGCCAGGGCTACCCCGACACCACTTATGTATAACACATTGATCAAGACGTCAATCCGCCTGGTATCTTTTGCAAGCTGATAAACGAGCCAGAAAACCAGGAAGTAGATCGAGGCCTTAATCGCCCCGTCGACCGCCAGGCGTTGGTTGGCAGCCCAAAAAATGGCGAGCCAATAAAGCAGCGCCAAGCCAAGGGCCAGCCAGTCCACAGGTTTAGTTAAAAAAGAAACCTCCCGGCGGCTTTCTTTCCAAAGCCAGGTGAAAAAGAAAAGGACAGCGGCGAAAATCAGGGTCCATTGCTGTTCCCGGGGAAAAAACAGCCCCCGGAAAAAAGGCGGGTAAAAAAGCAGGGCCACCAGGCCAATAAAGGCAATCTGGTAGAGGGTTATGTTGCCACCGTAAACCTTGGCAATCTTCGCCGGTGTTGGCGGAGCGTGGCCGGCAAGAACAGGTTGCCCGCCCTTTTTTGTTGCCGCCGGAGGGAGATGACGGCGCGCTTCATGGCCGGCCTGCTCTTGCGGCCCCGGTGCCTGCTTCTTATTAGCAGACGGCGGAGGAACAGTAACTGGGTGGGCGGATTTGCTTTTTTTAGCTGTTTTTTCTGTCTTTTTGTCCATTTTCAACCTCCCACTACCTGACAGTATTACCAGGCAAGTTGGGGACGGTGCTTGACTTGCTACCCTGCCTGGCAAGTCAAGCACCGTCCCCAACTTGCTACCTGATAGTTATTTCCAGATGATTGTTGGCCGGCACTACTGGAAAGGTCAGCCTGCCGCCATGGACTTCCATCATCGCCCCGTTTACCTCCAGCACGGTGTCCGCCGGGCGCAAAGTACGGGGATCCCGCACCTGCAGGGTAATATGACTTAATTTGCCTTGCTCTAGATTCCGGGGGATAACACCAACCAGCCAGCGGGGAGCCGCAGGTTTTGTCTCTGTAACCTCTGTCGCCTGGACGGCAAGGGTGAAGCTGGAATTCTGCCGGCCGTACAGGCTTAGGGCGGCGGAACTGTAGACGACAACCTCCCAGTTTCCTGGGCGGGGATTTTCAATCGTTTGAGAGACCTGTCTGTGCATAATTGTACCTTCGTGGCTTACACCGGCGAAATCGCTGGCATAGGTCTCCAGGCCATCGGGGCTAACCAGGTGAAAGCGCACTCTGCCCTGAAATCTGCCGCCGGCCATTGGCACTTCCAGGCTAAAGTTGGCCCGGCCAGTACCTTCGGGAATCTGGAAAAAGTAGCGATAGTGCTGCCCTGCCGAAAGCTGGCCGCTCAATTCCTGGCCGAAGCCATTCGCCCTGGTAAGCGGATAAGGCCGGATCACTGTGGCCATTAACCTTAAATCCATTCCCGGGCTGGTGGGGACAACTCCCTTAATAATACCGGTATAAAGGCCCGGCTTCTCCGGCACCTGGTACTCCACGCCAACCCTGCGGTTTATCCCCGGGGGCAGCAAGGTTTGCCGGGATACGGTGCGCATCCAGGCGGCGGTTGGCTCCCAGAATACAGTGATGGGGTCTTTAGCCTGGTTTACCATCAGGAAGGGAAGCTGGCCGGGGATAAAATCCCGGGCATAGAGCCCTTCGCCTAAGCCCAGGGCCCGGTTATAGGTATAGGCAACGACCGGCGAATGGGGTGGCAAGCGCCGCAGGCTTGACCAGGCGGCAAGCGCGTTGATTGCTCCCGCCCCAGCCTCTACCGGGCTAAAATGCTCTATGGACCTTGCTCCGCTGATCAGCGCTTGTTTTATCGAGGCCGGCGAGACTTTTAATTTCTCCCTGTCGGCGCTGTCCAACAATAGGGCCACCACGCCAGCCGCATGGGCCGCAGCGATACTGGTACCCTCCACCAGGGTATACCCGCTGCCCATCCAGGTGGGGTGGGTGGTAACGGCGCTGCCAGGAGCGATTACCGACGGTCCCATCAGGCCGTCCTGCCTGGGGCCGACTGAGCTGAAGTACCACAGCGTCTCCCGGGGCACCTGGTAGCCATAGTCCTCCAGCCACATGGCAGGGGAAATGTAGGCTCCCACACCAACGGCGCTTCTGGCGTTTCCTGGGGTGGCCAGGGAAGCCAGGCCAGGCCCCCGGTTTCCTGCAGCAATGGTAAAGACTGTGCCATGCTGTTCTGTCATCCGGTCTACCAGTTGGGTCAGGGTATTAAAACCGGAAGTTACGTCCCGGTAATTTGCCAG
Encoded proteins:
- a CDS encoding O-antigen ligase family protein, with product MDKKTEKTAKKSKSAHPVTVPPPSANKKQAPGPQEQAGHEARRHLPPAATKKGGQPVLAGHAPPTPAKIAKVYGGNITLYQIAFIGLVALLFYPPFFRGLFFPREQQWTLIFAAVLFFFTWLWKESRREVSFLTKPVDWLALGLALLYWLAIFWAANQRLAVDGAIKASIYFLVFWLVYQLAKDTRRIDVLINVLYISGVGVALAGLLTAVGLIHIEDGFVGSRIFSTMQYPNTLAIYLGAVSILGFYLWVKAAGPWSFAYAAGNYLLLLVFLATGSRGGYLVYPVAAGLFFLVTPRQYWFRLAACIGIAAAAALAGNYRMLPSIMEGNIMHAWLWVGLGAAVAWAGNGVLFLSRIMAERLRLSKKALAGLVVAGLLVTGSFAAFAWQDGKLVERILPTQILARIMDIDLEARSSIERIYWTREALEKLRESPVVGFGGGAWEATYRSHQDYFYNTTQVHNDWAQLWLEVGTIGFLLFVGVWLLMFYTGWQNYRRGSPEERLCQAAVLAAAAGIGAHSLIDFNFALASVPILVWALFGITRAQQEIYSPSEKVLPAKNFAGLRPVFLSAAAGLAIFLIIMAGALLIGNSYAKKAVAELNRQNQNNAVAMFEKASAYDRFNAGYLADLGQLYARQGNMEKALKTLERALNKDPYNWRIMVIKAETLFNHQESQRAVNYMEKARDLAPWISSVWENLAWTYALAGINALSAGDLNTARDFMEKAIAVPGEMDNRAGNLGEIEKRIWEQWAGFSRAPRVQLSAGIGSYFLGQWQEARTRLQAAREHEKTRGDALLWLGLVAEKQGQAEEANQLFLQALEAGSPMAPDLAVIKKLPILK